TGAAGCTGTTTCTTCTTCTGAGTCTGTTTTCTGGAAAGAAGCTATTAAAACCGAAATTGattcaattaatcaaaataatacttGGGTTTTAGTTGATTTGCCTCCTGGCGCAAAACCCATTGGCATTAAATggattttcaaaagaaaaatgaattcTGATGgttcaattgaaaaatataaagctAGATTGGTTGCAAAAGGCTTTTCTTAAAAACCAAATATTGATTATTTTGACACTTTTGTCCCTGTAACTAGAATTGCTtcaattagagttttaattgcCTTAGCTTCAATTCAtaaactttttattcatcaaatggatgttaaaactgCGTTTCTAATTGGTGAGTTAGAAGTAGAAATTTATATGACTCAACTAGAGGGTTGtgttgtttcaaaacaaaagaacaaagtttgtaaacttttaaaatcattatatgGTTTGAAACAAGCTCCCAAAtaatggcatgagaaatttgaccAAGTACTGATTAGTGATGGGTTTTCCTCTACTGATGTCGATAAATGTGTTTATACTAAAGTAATTGAAAATGAGTCTGTCATCATTTGATTGTATGTGGATGATATGCTTATCGTTGGTACATGACTTGGTATAATACATGAGACATAGTCTTTTCTTGCTTCtcaatttgatatgaaagatatgGGTGAAGCAAATGTGATTTTGggtgttaaaatcataaaaaatggtGATAGTATTATGCTATCATAATGGAATTATGTTGAAAAACTTCTTAAGAAGTTTGGACATTTTGATGTCACACCTGTGAATACTCCTTATGATGCTAACACTCAATTAATGAAAAATAGAGGAGATCATATGGCTCAAACTGAGTATGCTCAGGTTATTGGGAGTCTGATGCGTCTGATGAATTTCTCTCGACCTCACATAGCTTATGCTGTGTGCAGATTGAGTAGATATACTCATAATCCCAACCGTGATCATTGGAATAGCATTGTCAGACTAATGAAATATTTGAGAGGACCCATGAATTATGGTATCCTATACAGTGGATTTTCCGCTGTACTAGAAGGGTACAGTGATGCTAACTAGATCTCTTATTCAGATGAGAAAAAATCCACTAGTGGTTATGTGTTTACACTTGAAGGAGGAGCGATTGCTTGGTGATCATCTAAGAAAATGTTAATTGCCAAATCTACTATGGAGTCCGAGTTTATAGCTCTGGAATTAGCTGGCAATGAGGCTGAGTGGTTGAAAAACTTCTTAGTCAGTATTCCTTTTGGGAATAAAACCAACTCCTTCAGTGTCTATGCATTGTGATTGCCAAGCGGCAATTGCCATTGCGAAGAATAAAGCTTACAATGGTAAAAACTGACATTTATGTCTAAGACATGATGTGGTAAAGCAATTGCAAAAGGATGGAATTATGTCCGTTGACTATGTGAAGTCAGAGCTGAATTTGGCCGATCCTCTGACTAAACCTTTGGGAAGGAAAATGATCCTTGAAACATCGAGGGGAATGGGACTTGAGCCAATTTGAGTATTAACCGTGATGGTAGCCCGACTTCTGTGATTGGATATCCCATGAATTTGGTTCATACGGGTAATACTagtattaaattttgatttagtttATTCCTATGGTGTGTGTTGTGTTGGAAGCAAATATTGTGAGGTTGATTTTGTAACTCTTAATGATTTCATAGTCCTTAAGGATAGTTTATATTTAGTTGCTATATAAACTTGATGAAATCACCTATATGAGTGTGGAGTGGGGCCGCTCCTATATAACTTGTGGCTAAGTCATTAGAGCACTCATGAATAAATAGGTACGCGCACGGCCTAAATGCGCACAACCGCGTTGAGTAACAGTTTGTGAAAGTATAATGTGATTGTTGAGAATTATAACTTACAAATGGAATTCATGGTTcatagaagtttaaaacttcACTAGGTTTACCGTTGGTTATACCTCTTCTTTCAGGTTTTGGTTCATAGTCCAAAAGACACCGAAACTGatgcatatatatttaaatagagAATCTAGTctagcaatttttttttaaaataagtgggggattgttgtgaattttgtttttaagtgtTATTTCAAAAGTGCACAATCCCACATTGGAAGTTTAAAGAGACAAAAATGTGTTTATATGTGAAAACCCTTTATGAGCTTATAAATGTGTTGGAGAGAAGGGAATGGGCTCGCGCTGCCCCCCCGTCCCCCCGCCTCGGAGTTGGACTTGGGTGTGGGTGGATGTTGCAAATCAAGTGGGCTTAATCCGAGacttgattaaattttttgttacccgaaatttaaaattatatttttaatcatatttttaagCCTTATAGGAGAAGGCCCATATTTTGATTAAGTAAAATGTGTTTTGGTTAATGCCTAAAAAATCGGAACAAACTTTGACTAAGCAATTACAACACGTTTAATTAGCTACTGATTTGTTTAAACCTCCATTATCTTTACTCTCATATTTTTAGAAACTAAAAAGATTttatatctgttatttaaatttaaacttgcTAGATTAGGGTTGATCAATTTATCAGATACTAAATACTGCTTCTCCTGCTCCTACTTCATTACGTAGAAGAGTTGTTGTATCCTGGAGTATACTTCGATATACTTTTAGGGCAGTGAC
This window of the Mercurialis annua linkage group LG5, ddMerAnnu1.2, whole genome shotgun sequence genome carries:
- the LOC126681849 gene encoding secreted RxLR effector protein 161-like: MDVKTAFLIGELEVEIYMTQLEGCVVSKQKNKKFGHFDVTPVNTPYDANTQLMKNRGDHMAQTEYAQVIGSLMRLMNFSRPHIAYAVCRLSRYTHNPNRDHWNSIVRLMKYLRGPMNYGILYSGFSAVLEGYSDAN